The following nucleotide sequence is from Primulina huaijiensis isolate GDHJ02 unplaced genomic scaffold, ASM1229523v2 scaffold42781, whole genome shotgun sequence.
TCTTATGTTCTGTGACTTCTTAATatgttgtatatatttttttaaattctaatTGAGTAAGAATTTTTGTGCGAATTGTGTGTTTGGTAGCCTTTGATGAACTTTCAACTGCCAAAACAAGATGAGGATTCTGATTGTTTTGAAAGCAGTAGTCAGGATGAGAGCAAAGGTAACCAAGGTAAGCACTGTTTTGTACTATAAGAcaatttttttgttggtttatataattttttatgtccaaCTCTTTTATCCTTCGcgatttaaaaacaaattattgaAAGAGAGGATTTTTATGTCTTGTCCACGATTTAGTGAAGTGTGTCAACTTGCATGAAGACTGATGGTTTTCTTCAGTTGTTTCAAAGAACATGGGAATTTGTATGCTTGGATTGGACAAATAAGTGGCATTTAGTGATTTTCGTTTTCTTTCCCCATATTCTTAGGCGAAGCAATAGGGGGCCATACTAACGGTATAATGTCAGATAGAAGATCGAGGAAGAAGAAGAGGCGGAGTGTGTATGGTAGTGAAGAGGAAGAAGCTGGTAATTATAATCCCTATATCTCGGAAGAACGCTATCGAACAATGCTAGGAGATCATATTCAAAAGTACAGGAGGAGAGTGAATAACTCTTCTCAAAGTCCAGCGCCTGCTAAAACTGGGACACAAGTAATGAAAAGTGGTCTCGGACTAAAAGATCAGAAAATAAGTGGTGATAACAGAGAAGGGTCACACAAGGTTGAACCGGCTTCAGATTTTCTCAATATTGGTTCCCAAAAGTTGGGAAATTATTTAGAATCTGATAATGGACTGCAATATGGTGCTGCCAGGTTTGCTTGTTTCCTCTAATATAATTATTCTCAGGCGTTTGTCTTATATCAATTACAAGCATAAGTTAATATTATCCCATCTCTAAAATTTACTCTTTTATAATATCATCGCAGGTCCCATTTGTAAAAAACGTGTTTTATGtttgatcaaattttttttcattgataagacactaatatttgaattttattggcCAATTGACAATGTTAGTGTCAAGCAATATGATTTAAACGTGTGTTATAGCTACTTGTATAAGATTCGGGTATTATATACCGAGATGATTGGTTAGTCATTCAATGAGAAGCTTAGATCCTTTGACTTTGATTAGGTTGGTGAGCCAATCTATGAATGTGTGGTGTGTATCTCAATCCCAGGCTCATTAAATCAAGGCCTATGCAAGCCGAATTTACACAATGACCACCATTAATAATCATTTATGCATCCATCCTTatgtttattatctcaaattcagAGGAGTCCATAGTACTTTCTTGTAAACCTTAGAAATTCTCCCACAGCCTTAGAAATTCTCCCACAAACCTGTGGGAGAGGGGTAGTACAAGAATGGTCATCTGGATCTATTACTCTGAGGTGTCTAGGTGGCTCCCAATCATATAGTGCTTTGTTCTAAATGACTCCTTAAACGTCCATAGTTTCTATTGGTGTCTATGTGGCTTAGGCTACAGCTGTTTTATGAGTAATTTTATTGAACATGGACTTGCGTTAGAATCTTATTCACTTGTTAAATTTGCTGGATGATTGCAGAACGAATCTTGAACCTTCTTATTTGGATATCGGGGATGGAATCACTTACAGGATCCCTCTACCGTATGAAAAGCTGTCGCCATCATTGAACTTGCCAAGCATGTCAGACATCCGTGTTGAGGAGTTTTACCTGAAGGGGACTCTTGACCTGGGATCATTGGCTGCAATGATGGCTTCGGATAACAGGTTTCGGCAGAGAAGCAGGGCAGGGATGGGTGATTCCAAGCCCCAGTATGAATCTCTTCAGGAAAAATTAAAAGCCCAGTCAGGTCATAACTCAGCTGAAAATTTTTGTCTAAAAATAACTGCAGCCTCATTGCAGTCACATGGTATCCCAGAGGGGGCTGCTGGAGGAATCCGAAGGTCAATTTTGTCTGAAGGTGGTGTGTTGCAGGTTTATTATGTGAAGGTTTTGGAAAGAGGAGATACATATGAGGTCAGCAAACTTTTCTATATCTAGCCTTGTGGCACATTGAATGTCAGTATGTGAATGATGTTAACAATATTGGTGTGATGTTCTGCAGATTATTGAACGTAGTTATCCCAGTAAGCCTAAGGTGAAGAAAGACCCTTCTGTTATCGAGAGGGAGGAAATTGAAAAGACTGTAAAATATTGGGTTAGCATGGTGAGGAAAGACATTCCAAAACATCATAGGAATTTCACTAGCTTCCACCGAAAGCAACTGACAGATGCAAAGCGGTTCTCAGAATCCTGTCAGAGAGAGGTATATACAGCTAGATAGCTTTCTActtgtattttcttttttcacttTAATTTTCTTACCATTTTGCTATGGCGAATGTTTATGCCACTTTTTAGCCTCCAGTTTTGCTCCATGGCTTCAATGTGTTTCTTCTCAGGTTAAAATGAAGGTCAGCAGATCCTTGAAATTGATGAGGGGTGCCGCACTCAGAACAAGGAAATTGGCTAGAGACATGCTGTTGTTTTGGAAGAGAGTTGACAAGGAGATGGTAAGTTTCTTATTGGTTTTGTTGGACTTTTGAAATCATGGACCACAGTTTTCCTTACAAATTATGACTCTTGCTGGTTATGCTACTGCTTCCATAAGCATTTTTAAAGGGCAGCAACTTGCTAAGATTTTGTTTCTGTAGTATTTTAGTCTCATGATACTCCCTAAACCAGAAAAATGCTTATCTTTGTGTCATTCTTTGTTGAGGTGGAAGTGAGGAAACGAGAAGAAAGAGAAGCTGCAGAAGCTTTGAAGCGAGAACAAGAACTTCGTGAAGCAAAGAGGCAACAACAGAGGCTCAATTTTCTACTGTCACAAACTGAACTTTACAGCCATTTCATGCAGAATAAGACTTCTCAAACCTCTGAAGCATACACAGCAGGTGATGAAAATTCTAATGATCAAGAAATGCTGTTGGGTCCGGCTGGAGCTCTGCCTGGGGATGAAGATGATCTTGAAGATGCCCAACTGAGAAATGAAGCTCTGAAAGCAGCTCATGATGCAGTTTCGAAGCAGAAACAGATGACAAGCGCATTTGATACCGAATGCTTGAAGCTACGGCAGACCTCAGAAATAGAAGCCTCTCTGCAAGATGCGTCAGTTTCAGAATCGAGCAACATTGATTTATTGAACCCGTGAGTGATTTTTTCCCTCTCTACAATGTACCGATGGTCTTTTGATATGAAACTACTAATTTATGATGCTTTCAGATCAACCATGCCTGTGGCATCGACAGTGCGGACACCTGAGTTGTTCAATGGTTCCCTTAAAGAATATCAGCTGAAAGGTCTTCAGTGGCTTGTAAATTGCTATGAGCAGGTAGCTAGAGATTCCTAATTTTGCCCCCTTCAAGAAGTTTCCCCAGTTTTTACTCTATGGTCAACTTACGCGGAACATTTTCTTCCAGGGCTTAAATGGTATTCTTGCTGATGAAATGGGCCTGGGGAAGACAATTCAAGCCATGGCATTCTTGGCTCATTTAGCTGAGGTAATTAATCAATGCTCGTTTTTTTGTTCTAGCTTTTTGTCAGGGTTTTGAATTTATCAATTATCGTGGCAGGAGAAAAACATATGGGGACCTTTTCTGGTTGTTGCTCCTGCTTCAGTTCTGAATAACTGGGCTGATGAAATCAGCCGCTTCTGCCCTGATCTGAAGACTCTTCCATATTGGGGTGGGCTTCAAGACCGTACAGTACTTAGGAAGAACATTAACCCAAAGCGTCTTTACCGAAGGTTATTTTCCATTTCTAAGACCACCctttctattttatttagttgCTATTCTCATTTACTATTTATCAAATGATACATTAGCAGTATAACATATTCACAACAACTGTGATGTTGTTTCAACAtgtttaaatcaaatttattataCTTTATGCATAGTTGCTTAGGCCGCAAAACGCACTGAAGCGCTAGGATACCCGGGAGCCTGAGGCGCAAGGCGCACACTTTATCGAAGTAAAGTGCATACAAAGTGTAAATATATTGAAATAAGGATCATCATCATCTAGTGAACTTTGACAGAAACAAAACTGAGTATTGGGTGTATTGCTACTCTCATGATTGATGAGTCATGATCAATTAGTGATAACCTTTGAGGAATAATTGCTGAACTTTGACAGAAACAGCAAGGAGGGATAATTCTGCTAACCTTCGTTGACAGAAACAAAACTGAGTATTATTATTACCTTGAGTGGAAGGTCAGCCGCTGCACAGTTGCACTCTCCAATTTAGCGACTTGTAGACGCAGAGAGAATTTGGGCATGAGGGAGATGAAACATATgcatatatgtttttttgacATCAAATAGGCATGAACTTTGCTAATTGAGCTTTAAAATTTGTTGGGCTTGAATTATTTCATGTGTACGCACAAAATCTCAATACTTAGCACCCGATGCACGCTTCTGCTCCTCCCATCTGTTTAGGCATGCCTGTTTAAAGTGTTGTGCCTGCCAGGCGAGTGCCTTTAATAACTCTGACTTTATGTAGACCAACTTGAAATGTGTGTTATGTGATAGAAATTCCATAATGATTTTTGAAGTGGGGTCTAGTTTTTAGTATTTTGTATCTAAAAAgtcattttgatttttaatgTCTTGATCGTTATTTTTCTTAAAGTGAAGCATGTTTAAGTAAGAGCAATCAGTTGATTTGATGGTAATTTATGTGAGGAGTTTAATTTTCCATGAATCTCTAATATAATTCCTAGATCCATAATCAACCACTTAGCCATGTAATGGTACAATAATATTTATACTAGTAAGATAtaaatgaaaatgttttatgGGGAACTTGCATCTTCACTAAGTGCATGGTACTATAGATAGGGCTCAACCTGATGATCTCATGAACTCCAGAGTGAGGGTTAATTTGTTAAATTGCGTTGACTAAAATTTGACAGCAAAAGAGTCAAAGACATGCAGTGTCTGATCAAACTAGGTAGAAGTAATTAGCTCTAGGAAGGGTAAAAGACTGGAATGGTAATATGCTAGATATTCATACATGCCATGGTGTAGCTTCTCTAGGGACAGGTGCCTTCCTATGATGTGTTGGTTTACAGATTTTGACAGTGCACTGTTTACTGCAAATACGAACCCCATTAAATGAAAATAGACAGTACTCTTGCTTCTTCTCATTAAACCATTAATTGTAAAATGTTGCGCATCCACTCTAaagaaatttcaaatacatGGAATTGATTTTGTTTGAAGAATATGTTATTATCATCTCATATAAATCGTCATCTCATATAAATCGTTAAAATTAAGCTAATTAAATT
It contains:
- the LOC140969819 gene encoding chromatin-remodeling ATPase INO80-like isoform X1, whose protein sequence is MDSKTKYTYANLFNLEPLMNFQLPKQDEDSDCFESSSQDESKGNQGEAIGGHTNGIMSDRRSRKKKRRSVYGSEEEEAGNYNPYISEERYRTMLGDHIQKYRRRVNNSSQSPAPAKTGTQVMKSGLGLKDQKISGDNREGSHKVEPASDFLNIGSQKLGNYLESDNGLQYGAARTNLEPSYLDIGDGITYRIPLPYEKLSPSLNLPSMSDIRVEEFYLKGTLDLGSLAAMMASDNRFRQRSRAGMGDSKPQYESLQEKLKAQSGHNSAENFCLKITAASLQSHGIPEGAAGGIRRSILSEGGVLQVYYVKVLERGDTYEIIERSYPSKPKVKKDPSVIEREEIEKTVKYWVSMVRKDIPKHHRNFTSFHRKQLTDAKRFSESCQREVKMKVSRSLKLMRGAALRTRKLARDMLLFWKRVDKEMVEVRKREEREAAEALKREQELREAKRQQQRLNFLLSQTELYSHFMQNKTSQTSEAYTAGDENSNDQEMLLGPAGALPGDEDDLEDAQLRNEALKAAHDAVSKQKQMTSAFDTECLKLRQTSEIEASLQDASVSESSNIDLLNPSTMPVASTVRTPELFNGSLKEYQLKGLQWLVNCYEQGLNGILADEMGLGKTIQAMAFLAHLAEEKNIWGPFLVVAPASVLNNWADEISRFCPDLKTLPYWGGLQDRTVLRKNINPKRLYRRNAGFHILITSYQLLVSDEKYFRRVKWQYMVLDEAQAIKSSNRFDHLH
- the LOC140969819 gene encoding chromatin-remodeling ATPase INO80-like isoform X2; its protein translation is MSDRRSRKKKRRSVYGSEEEEAGNYNPYISEERYRTMLGDHIQKYRRRVNNSSQSPAPAKTGTQVMKSGLGLKDQKISGDNREGSHKVEPASDFLNIGSQKLGNYLESDNGLQYGAARTNLEPSYLDIGDGITYRIPLPYEKLSPSLNLPSMSDIRVEEFYLKGTLDLGSLAAMMASDNRFRQRSRAGMGDSKPQYESLQEKLKAQSGHNSAENFCLKITAASLQSHGIPEGAAGGIRRSILSEGGVLQVYYVKVLERGDTYEIIERSYPSKPKVKKDPSVIEREEIEKTVKYWVSMVRKDIPKHHRNFTSFHRKQLTDAKRFSESCQREVKMKVSRSLKLMRGAALRTRKLARDMLLFWKRVDKEMVEVRKREEREAAEALKREQELREAKRQQQRLNFLLSQTELYSHFMQNKTSQTSEAYTAGDENSNDQEMLLGPAGALPGDEDDLEDAQLRNEALKAAHDAVSKQKQMTSAFDTECLKLRQTSEIEASLQDASVSESSNIDLLNPSTMPVASTVRTPELFNGSLKEYQLKGLQWLVNCYEQGLNGILADEMGLGKTIQAMAFLAHLAEEKNIWGPFLVVAPASVLNNWADEISRFCPDLKTLPYWGGLQDRTVLRKNINPKRLYRRNAGFHILITSYQLLVSDEKYFRRVKWQYMVLDEAQAIKSSNRFDHLH